AGCAGCCGTTCCTTGGGCACGCCCAGTTTGGCGAGGTAACTCACACCCACCGCGCCTTCACTGAAGCGGTCGCCCTTGCCAACACCCCCGGAGACGATGATACGTGTCACGCCGCCTCTGCGGTAAAGCCGGTTGGCGTGATCAAGCCGACGCTGAAAGGCCGGTGAGGGGTGACCGTTGTACTGAGCAGCTCCCAGCACGAGCAAGGTGGGCGCAGGGCTGGAGACGCTGGCGGCGTGTGCAGCCAGCGGGACGCTGCCGAGTGCCGTCACGACCAGCAGCGGCAGCAGGCCGGGAGCGCTTCCGCCCGAGTGCCGGACC
The Deinococcus peraridilitoris DSM 19664 genome window above contains:
- a CDS encoding YdcF family protein — translated: MRSPGRFPKVSPTPTVRRAPVRHSGGSAPGLLPLLVVTALGSVPLAAHAASVSSPAPTLLVLGAAQYNGHPSPAFQRRLDHANRLYRRGGVTRIIVSGGVGKGDRFSEGAVGVSYLAKLGVPKERLLAETRSRSTLENVTYSQTYISGPVTLVTDEVHATRALALARGIGLQASVSSVPLASRGEAADRYRSRERMLLAAYTLLGLTDLQR